A window of Exiguobacterium sp. FSL W8-0210 genomic DNA:
CATGACTTCAATGACATACGTCCGCTCATGCGACGATGCCGTATCACGGATTTTATCGATCGCTTCAAGCGCCGTGTTGAGCGCTGTATCAAAACCGATCGTATAGTCCGTTCCAGGAATATCGTTATCGATCGTACCTGGAAGTCCAATTGTCGGGAAGCCAAGTCCCGTCAATTTTTGGGCACCACGATACGACCCGTCTCCGCCTACGACGACGAGTGCATCAATTTCAAATTTCTTAAGATTGACAACCGCTTTTGCTCGTCCTTCTTCTGTACGGAACTCAGGGCAACGTGCTGAACGTAGGAACGTTCCACCTCGTTGAATGATGTCACCGACTGACCCAAGGTTCAACTGGACGATGTCCCCGTTGATTAATCCTTGATAACCGTTATAGACACCAAATACTTCTAAGCCATGAAAAATCGCTTTACGCGTGACAGCACGCACCGCGGCATTCATACCTGGTGCATCGCCGCCACTCGTTAAGACAGCAATCCGTTTTAAACTCACGTTAATCACCTCTCCATTAATCTGAATCTAAAATAGCACGTTGTTTTCTTGTTTTACAACAGGGCAGATTGCATAAACTTTCACTTGTTTTTTCATTACCGATTCCGGAAATGAGGAATATCAATCATGATAGCGATTACATGGTGCTTATGTGCCAATTTGGTGATATTTTTCGGTCCGCTGATCAATGAGCTCTTCCTTGGTCAGGTGAACCAATGATTCGAGCTTCTGTACCAATACAGTTTTTAATTTATCCGCCTGTAATGACACATCGAGATGCGCCCCTCCGACGACTTCTGGAATGATGGCATCCGCGATCCCGAGTCGTAATAAATCAGGTGCTGTGATCTTCATCGATTCTGCCGCTTTCTCCGCAAGACTTGCATCTTTCCATAACAATGCTGCAGCACCTTCGGGAGAGATGACCGAATACGTTGAATTCTCGAGCATCAAGAGTTGATCACACACTCCGATTCCTAAAGCACCACCTGATCCACCTTCACCGATGACGATTGAGATGATTGGAACCGTCATACCAGCCATCTCAAACAGGTTTTTCGCGATGGCCTCACTCTGACCACGTTCTTCTGCTGCACGTCCTGGGTAAGCCCCTTTTGTGTCGATGAACGTAATGATCGGTCGATTGAATTTCTCTGCTTGTTGCATGAGACGTAGTGCTTTTCGATACCCTTCCGGATGTGGCATCCCGAAATTACGACGAATGTTTTCTTTTGTATCTTTTCCGCGTTGATGACCGATGATCGTCACCGGACGACCATTCAGTGTTCCGATTCCACCGACGATTGCCGCATCATCATATCCATGACGATCGCCATGCAGTTCGATAAAATCTTCACAAATGGATTCAATGTAATCGAGTGTCGTTGGACGTTCTGGATGACGTGCCAATTGAACACGATTCCACGCTTTCATATTCCCGTAAATATCGAGTTCTAACCGATGAAGACGTTCTTCAAGAAGTTGGAGTTCTTCCTTGAAGTCTAGTCCTTGTGTTTCCGCCATATCATGGAGCTCAAGAATTTTTTCGCGTAACGCGATGACTGGTTGGTCAAATGGTTGCATGGTTCGTTCCCTCCGCATGTAGCTTTAAGATTCGCGTATAGTACGTTTTCAGATCATGTCGTGATACGACATCGTCCAGTTGACCTGCTTGTAATAAGAATTCTGCTGTTTGGAAATCTTCCGGTAGTTTTTCACGTATCGTCTGTTCGATGATCCGTCGACCTGCAAACCCGATCAACGCCCCCGGTTCAGCGATGTTAAAGTCACCGAGCATCGCAAAACTTGCTGATACCCCGCCGGTCGTCGGATGAGTCATACAAGAAATATAAAGTAATCCAGCATCTGAATGCTGTTTTAAGAAGAGACTCGATTTCGCCATCTGCATGAGACTAACCATTCCCTCTTGCATCCGTGCTCCACCTGAAGCGGAGAAAATCGTGACAGGTAGACGATGTTTCGTTGCGTAACGAACCGCTTCAGAAATCGCAGCACCAACCGCTGCACCCATCGAACCCATCCGGAATCGTGCATCCATGACACAAGCGACGAGTGGGTGACCATTCACATTCCCGACGCCACAGACGATCGCTTCCTCAAGACCCGTTCTGACTTGGTCGCCCTTTAATTTTTCCGGGTAATCCTGGAATCCAAGCGGATCCGCTTGAACTGCCGGTAAGTCGAAATACGTCACCGAACCTTCATCGAATAATTGCGTAAAACGTTCTTGCGCGGTCAACGGGTGATGATACCCACATGAACAGACACGTAAGTTCGCCTCCAGTTGTTTCGTATATTGGATTAATTTACATTTCGGACATTTCGTCATTAGGCCTACTGGCACATCGACACGCTGCTCCTTCGAAGTCAGCGTGACGAACTTTTTAGGTTTTCGAAAAAATGCTTGCACGTACAGTTCCCCCTTGTCATCCTATGGGCGGTTCAAGAGTTGTTCCCGTTCCGCCTGCGTATAGAGTCCCCCTTGACCGAAGCTTTTATGGAAGGCATTGACTTGTC
This region includes:
- the pfkA gene encoding 6-phosphofructokinase codes for the protein MSLKRIAVLTSGGDAPGMNAAVRAVTRKAIFHGLEVFGVYNGYQGLINGDIVQLNLGSVGDIIQRGGTFLRSARCPEFRTEEGRAKAVVNLKKFEIDALVVVGGDGSYRGAQKLTGLGFPTIGLPGTIDNDIPGTDYTIGFDTALNTALEAIDKIRDTASSHERTYVIEVMGRDAGDIALYAGLAGGAESILVPERPEDLKEVLDRIQSGVNRGKKHSIVIVAEGAGRAQDVGDAIAKETGLDTRVTVLGHVQRGGAPTAADRVLASRMGAHAIEILLQGKQGRVVGVRGGKMIDLDIDEALDENKHELDLDILELSKELSI
- the accA gene encoding acetyl-CoA carboxylase carboxyl transferase subunit alpha, producing MQPFDQPVIALREKILELHDMAETQGLDFKEELQLLEERLHRLELDIYGNMKAWNRVQLARHPERPTTLDYIESICEDFIELHGDRHGYDDAAIVGGIGTLNGRPVTIIGHQRGKDTKENIRRNFGMPHPEGYRKALRLMQQAEKFNRPIITFIDTKGAYPGRAAEERGQSEAIAKNLFEMAGMTVPIISIVIGEGGSGGALGIGVCDQLLMLENSTYSVISPEGAAALLWKDASLAEKAAESMKITAPDLLRLGIADAIIPEVVGGAHLDVSLQADKLKTVLVQKLESLVHLTKEELIDQRTEKYHQIGT
- the accD gene encoding acetyl-CoA carboxylase, carboxyltransferase subunit beta is translated as MQAFFRKPKKFVTLTSKEQRVDVPVGLMTKCPKCKLIQYTKQLEANLRVCSCGYHHPLTAQERFTQLFDEGSVTYFDLPAVQADPLGFQDYPEKLKGDQVRTGLEEAIVCGVGNVNGHPLVACVMDARFRMGSMGAAVGAAISEAVRYATKHRLPVTIFSASGGARMQEGMVSLMQMAKSSLFLKQHSDAGLLYISCMTHPTTGGVSASFAMLGDFNIAEPGALIGFAGRRIIEQTIREKLPEDFQTAEFLLQAGQLDDVVSRHDLKTYYTRILKLHAEGTNHATI